Proteins from a single region of Thermosipho japonicus:
- a CDS encoding GH1 family beta-glucosidase: MERNDFPKDFIFGVATASYQIEGAYNEDGKVPSIWDVFSHTPGKIKNNENGDVACDHYHRYEEDIKIIKDIGFDAYRFSISWPRVMKNTKEKNEKGLDFYNKLIDKLLENNITPFITIYHWDLPLFLYEKGGWLNDDIALYFQDYSSILFQNFGDRVKHWITLNEPWCSSFLGYFYGIHAPGHKNLQEAIKTDHNLLRAHGYSVEAFRDLVKDGKIGITNVTTKVEPADETEEDFYVALLVDELTNGWFYDPIIFGRYPENARAILQRNGIEIFENDMNIISKKIDFFGINYYTRQLVKYAPEEPFMFRTIEGELEKTEMGWEIYPEGLYDMLLKIYNRYKTPLYITENGMAGPDKIENGKVHDTYRINYLKSHFENALKAIKDGVDLKGYFIWTLMDNFEWAEGYSKRFGIVYTDYTTQKRYLKDSAIWLKKFLEGK, translated from the coding sequence ATGGAAAGAAACGATTTTCCAAAAGATTTTATTTTTGGTGTTGCAACAGCTTCATATCAAATAGAAGGTGCATATAATGAAGATGGAAAAGTCCCTTCAATATGGGATGTATTTTCACACACTCCAGGAAAAATTAAAAATAATGAAAACGGTGATGTTGCTTGTGACCATTATCATAGATACGAAGAAGATATAAAAATAATTAAGGATATAGGGTTTGATGCCTATAGATTTTCAATATCTTGGCCAAGGGTTATGAAAAATACAAAAGAAAAAAACGAAAAAGGCCTTGACTTTTATAACAAACTAATTGACAAATTACTTGAAAATAATATAACTCCGTTTATTACAATCTATCACTGGGATCTTCCGTTATTTTTATATGAAAAAGGCGGCTGGCTAAATGATGACATAGCACTTTATTTTCAAGACTATTCATCAATTTTATTTCAAAACTTTGGAGATAGAGTAAAACACTGGATTACATTAAATGAACCATGGTGTTCTTCATTTCTTGGGTATTTCTATGGAATTCATGCCCCAGGACATAAAAATCTGCAAGAAGCTATTAAAACTGACCATAATTTATTAAGAGCTCATGGTTATTCTGTAGAAGCATTTAGGGATCTAGTTAAAGATGGAAAAATAGGAATAACAAATGTTACAACTAAAGTAGAGCCTGCTGATGAAACAGAAGAAGATTTTTATGTCGCTCTTTTAGTTGACGAATTAACAAATGGATGGTTTTATGATCCAATAATTTTTGGAAGGTATCCAGAAAATGCAAGAGCAATTTTACAAAGAAATGGTATAGAAATTTTCGAAAATGATATGAATATTATTTCAAAAAAGATCGACTTTTTCGGAATAAATTATTACACTAGACAACTAGTCAAATATGCTCCTGAGGAACCGTTCATGTTTAGAACTATAGAAGGTGAATTAGAAAAAACAGAAATGGGTTGGGAAATTTATCCTGAAGGATTATACGATATGCTTTTAAAGATTTACAACAGATACAAAACCCCACTTTATATAACCGAAAATGGAATGGCTGGCCCAGACAAGATTGAAAATGGAAAAGTGCATGATACATACAGAATAAACTATCTAAAATCTCATTTTGAAAATGCTCTTAAAGCGATAAAAGATGGAGTAGATTTAAAAGGTTACTTTATCTGGACTTTAATGGATAATTTTGAATGGGCAGAAGGATATTCAAAAAGATTTGGAATAGTATACACTGATTATACTACTCAAAAAAGATATTTAAAAGATAGTGCTATATGGCTAAAAAAATTTTTAGAAGGGAAATAA
- a CDS encoding sulfite exporter TauE/SafE family protein — MHLSIFEYLFLFFMIFFAGFVDSIAGGGGLISLPAYLFLGIPSHNALATNKLSSSIGSIFSAFRYSKEKYVIFDVGIISAIFSILGSFLGAKLALLISDSYLKVMISVLIVIAGVFMLLNKGRKVISKMPEISFKKKFFISSSIGFIIGMYDGFFGPGTGTFLIIMYTSFLSFDSISASATAKIVNLSSNISALITFLINDKVLFYIGLPAAFFGILGNWIGSGLAIKKGDKIIKPIVLVILFLVVFKSLRELI; from the coding sequence TTGCATTTATCAATTTTTGAATACTTATTTTTGTTTTTCATGATATTTTTCGCAGGTTTTGTAGATTCTATAGCAGGTGGTGGAGGACTTATCTCACTTCCTGCTTACTTATTTTTAGGTATCCCTTCTCATAATGCACTTGCAACTAATAAACTCTCATCTTCGATTGGGAGCATATTTAGCGCATTTAGGTATTCTAAAGAAAAGTATGTTATATTTGATGTTGGTATTATTTCAGCTATTTTTTCAATTTTGGGTTCTTTTCTTGGTGCTAAACTTGCTCTTTTAATTTCAGACTCTTATTTAAAAGTAATGATTTCTGTTTTAATTGTCATTGCTGGTGTTTTTATGTTATTGAATAAAGGAAGAAAGGTAATTAGTAAAATGCCAGAAATTTCGTTTAAAAAGAAATTTTTTATTTCAAGTTCTATAGGTTTTATAATTGGAATGTATGATGGCTTTTTTGGGCCTGGAACAGGTACATTTTTGATAATTATGTATACTAGCTTTCTTTCATTTGATTCAATAAGTGCTAGTGCCACAGCAAAAATTGTTAATTTATCTTCCAACATTAGTGCACTTATTACTTTTCTAATTAATGATAAGGTACTTTTTTATATAGGGCTTCCCGCAGCATTTTTTGGAATTTTAGGAAATTGGATTGGTTCAGGATTAGCTATAAAGAAAGGAGATAAAATAATAAAACCAATTGTGTTAGTAATATTATTTTTGGTAGTTTTTAAATCTTTAAGAGAGTTAATTTAA
- the pepV gene encoding dipeptidase PepV, with product MEKIVEDAIDKLVDKYFDEILENLEKLIEIKSVMGPASQDAPFGVGPAMALSEALKISKKLGFETKNIDFYAGHVTFGNTGKLYGILGHLDVVPEGDLEKWETDPYKLVIRDGKMFGRGVSDDKGPTIGALYALKIASELVKTPRNTVRLIFGTNEENGSKCLKYYFKNEPYPDVAVTPDGTFPLVFAEKGNTTYKISTYLGNDYNTKLIKMKAGTAVNVVPEECNVVIETDKVNEIAYLVENFSTKCKLKYEVNGNRISITTIGKSAHASTPQLGLNSIACMLNLLSNIDFGKDNFVIRVLNEKLGLDINGIGLGIYAKDIASGELTCNLGTINLENGYLEAKINIRYPIFMNVEMITNQIKEAFKEFDVIQISHSKSLYVSKDSELVKMLLKVYRDVTKDETEPIALGGGTYAKSVPYGVAFGAVFPGEDTGMHQPNEHWSLESYKKFIRIYARLIYKWLSE from the coding sequence ATGGAAAAAATTGTTGAAGATGCGATTGATAAACTTGTTGATAAGTATTTTGATGAAATATTAGAAAATCTTGAAAAGCTAATTGAAATTAAGTCGGTGATGGGACCGGCAAGTCAAGATGCACCATTTGGAGTAGGGCCTGCAATGGCATTAAGTGAAGCATTAAAGATTTCAAAAAAGTTAGGTTTTGAAACTAAAAATATTGATTTTTATGCTGGGCATGTCACTTTTGGAAATACAGGCAAACTTTACGGGATATTAGGACACTTAGATGTAGTTCCTGAAGGAGATCTAGAAAAATGGGAAACAGATCCTTATAAACTTGTAATTAGAGATGGAAAAATGTTTGGAAGAGGAGTTTCAGATGACAAAGGTCCAACTATTGGAGCTTTGTATGCTTTAAAGATAGCATCTGAGCTAGTAAAAACTCCAAGAAACACTGTTAGGTTAATTTTTGGAACAAATGAGGAAAACGGTTCAAAATGTTTAAAATATTATTTCAAAAATGAACCATATCCAGATGTTGCAGTAACACCTGATGGAACATTTCCACTTGTTTTTGCAGAAAAAGGAAATACAACTTATAAAATAAGTACTTATCTTGGTAATGATTATAATACTAAATTAATAAAGATGAAAGCGGGGACTGCAGTTAATGTTGTTCCAGAAGAGTGTAACGTAGTTATAGAAACTGATAAGGTAAATGAAATAGCTTATCTTGTTGAAAACTTTAGTACAAAGTGTAAATTAAAATATGAAGTTAATGGAAATAGAATATCAATAACAACTATTGGAAAATCTGCACATGCTTCAACTCCACAACTTGGCTTAAATTCTATTGCATGTATGTTAAATCTTTTATCAAACATTGATTTTGGTAAGGATAATTTTGTAATAAGAGTTTTGAATGAAAAACTTGGTTTGGATATTAATGGTATCGGTCTTGGTATTTATGCTAAAGATATTGCAAGTGGAGAACTTACCTGTAATTTAGGAACAATTAACCTTGAAAATGGATATTTAGAAGCCAAAATTAATATAAGGTATCCAATATTTATGAATGTAGAAATGATTACTAATCAGATTAAAGAAGCTTTTAAAGAATTTGATGTTATTCAAATTTCACACAGTAAATCATTATATGTTTCTAAAGACAGTGAACTTGTAAAGATGTTACTTAAGGTGTACAGAGATGTTACTAAAGATGAAACAGAACCTATAGCATTGGGGGGAGGAACTTATGCTAAATCTGTGCCTTATGGAGTAGCGTTTGGTGCAGTATTTCCAGGAGAAGATACAGGTATGCATCAACCTAATGAACATTGGTCACTAGAATCTTATAAGAAATTTATTAGAATATATGCAAGACTGATTTATAAGTGGTTATCTGAATAA